The following are encoded together in the Glycine max cultivar Williams 82 chromosome 8, Glycine_max_v4.0, whole genome shotgun sequence genome:
- the LOC100819898 gene encoding AP2-like ethylene-responsive transcription factor At1g16060 isoform X2, whose protein sequence is MRVQCSGPLSFLIFMAKKSQKSLKNNNNNNTTRKRTRKSVPRDSPPQRSSIYRGVTRHRWTGRYEAHLWDKNCWNESQSKKGRQGAYDDEEAAARAYDLAALKYWGQDTILNFPLSNYEEKLKEMEGQSKEEYIGSLRRKSSGFSRGVSKYRGVARHHHNGRWEARIGRVFGNKYLYLGTYATQEEAAAAYDMAAIEYRGLNAVTNFDLSRYINWPRPKTEENHQNTPSNQNVNSNAELELGSASDEITEEGVARSSESESNPSRRTFPEDIQTIFENNQDSGIYIENDDIIFGDLGSFGAPIFHFELDV, encoded by the exons ATGCGTGTGCAGTGCAGTGGTCCTCTCtcgtttttaattttcatggcGAAGAAATCACAGAAAAGCctcaaaaacaacaataacaacaacaccaCTAGGAAGCGCACACGCAAAAGCGTCCCAAGAGACTCACCTCCTCAACGAAGCTCAATCTATAGGGGTGTCACaag GCATCGATGGACTGGTCGATACGAGGCTCATTTGTGGGATAAGAATTGCTGGAATGAATCACAGAGCAAGAAAGGAAGACAAG GGGCatatgatgatgaagaagccGCAGCACGTGCCTATGACTTGGCAGCATTGAAGTACTGGGGCCAAGATACCATTCTCAATTTTCCA TTATCAAATTATGAGGAGAAGCTCAAGGAGATGGAAGGCCagtcaaaagaagaatataTTGGATCCTTGCGAAG AAAAAGCAGTGGGTTCTCTCGAGGAGTTTCAAAATACAGAGGCGTAGCAAG ACACCACCATAACGGAAGATGGGAAGCTCGAATTGGAAGGGTCTTTGGCAACAAATATCTATACCTTGGAACTTACG CTACACAAGAAGAAGCAGCCGCAGCATATGACATGGCAGCAATAGAATACAGAGGACTTAACGCCGTTACAAACTTTGACCTGAGCCGTTATATCAATTGGCCACGTCCTAAAACAGAAGAAAATCATCAAAATACTCCTAGCAACCAAAATGTAAACTCTAATGCTGAACTCGAGCTAGGTTCGGCTAGTGACGAGATCACAGAAGAGGGCGTAGCACGATCTTCAGAGTCAGAGTCAAATCCTTCTCGTCGCACATTCCCTGAAGACATTCaaacaatttttgaaaataatcaagATTCAGGCATCTACATTGAAAATGATGATATCATTTTTGGTGACTTGGGCTCGTTTGGTGCACCAATTTTTCATTTCGAACTTGATGTTTAG
- the LOC100819898 gene encoding AP2-like ethylene-responsive transcription factor At1g16060 isoform X1, producing MRVQCSGPLSFLIFMAKKSQKSLKNNNNNNTTRKRTRKSVPRDSPPQRSSIYRGVTRHRWTGRYEAHLWDKNCWNESQSKKGRQVYLGAYDDEEAAARAYDLAALKYWGQDTILNFPLSNYEEKLKEMEGQSKEEYIGSLRRKSSGFSRGVSKYRGVARHHHNGRWEARIGRVFGNKYLYLGTYATQEEAAAAYDMAAIEYRGLNAVTNFDLSRYINWPRPKTEENHQNTPSNQNVNSNAELELGSASDEITEEGVARSSESESNPSRRTFPEDIQTIFENNQDSGIYIENDDIIFGDLGSFGAPIFHFELDV from the exons ATGCGTGTGCAGTGCAGTGGTCCTCTCtcgtttttaattttcatggcGAAGAAATCACAGAAAAGCctcaaaaacaacaataacaacaacaccaCTAGGAAGCGCACACGCAAAAGCGTCCCAAGAGACTCACCTCCTCAACGAAGCTCAATCTATAGGGGTGTCACaag GCATCGATGGACTGGTCGATACGAGGCTCATTTGTGGGATAAGAATTGCTGGAATGAATCACAGAGCAAGAAAGGAAGACAAG TATATCTAG GGGCatatgatgatgaagaagccGCAGCACGTGCCTATGACTTGGCAGCATTGAAGTACTGGGGCCAAGATACCATTCTCAATTTTCCA TTATCAAATTATGAGGAGAAGCTCAAGGAGATGGAAGGCCagtcaaaagaagaatataTTGGATCCTTGCGAAG AAAAAGCAGTGGGTTCTCTCGAGGAGTTTCAAAATACAGAGGCGTAGCAAG ACACCACCATAACGGAAGATGGGAAGCTCGAATTGGAAGGGTCTTTGGCAACAAATATCTATACCTTGGAACTTACG CTACACAAGAAGAAGCAGCCGCAGCATATGACATGGCAGCAATAGAATACAGAGGACTTAACGCCGTTACAAACTTTGACCTGAGCCGTTATATCAATTGGCCACGTCCTAAAACAGAAGAAAATCATCAAAATACTCCTAGCAACCAAAATGTAAACTCTAATGCTGAACTCGAGCTAGGTTCGGCTAGTGACGAGATCACAGAAGAGGGCGTAGCACGATCTTCAGAGTCAGAGTCAAATCCTTCTCGTCGCACATTCCCTGAAGACATTCaaacaatttttgaaaataatcaagATTCAGGCATCTACATTGAAAATGATGATATCATTTTTGGTGACTTGGGCTCGTTTGGTGCACCAATTTTTCATTTCGAACTTGATGTTTAG
- the LOC100810662 gene encoding uncharacterized protein has translation MATSLLSFSISPTTSAFRFKASAMATTIAAPATKVAPAVIVGGGRVGRALQDMGTGQDLLVRRGESVPLNFEGPIFVCTRNDDLESVLQSTPSSRWGDLVFFQNGMLEPWLESKGLEDANQVLAYFAVSKIGETPIDGRTDINPEGLTAAYGKWASIVAARLNAGGLSCKVLDKEVFQKQMLEKLIWICSVMLVGARHGGVSVGVVDKEFRTELSSLITELASAASSEKGLTFEEAMEERLCAYSRAVAHFPTAVKEFKWRNGWFYSLSEKATAQGKPDPCPLHSQWLKELRIV, from the exons ATGGCCACTTCGCTGCTATCTTTCTCCATTTCGCCCACAACCTCAGCCTTCAGATTCAAAGCCTCCGCCATGGCTACCACCATCGCCGCCCCTGCTACCAAGGTGGCTCCCGCCGTCATTGTCGGCGGCGGAAGAGTGGGCAGGGCCTTGCAGGACATGGGCACCGGCCAAGACCTCCTCGTTCGCCGAGGAGAGTCCGTACCACTCAATTTCGAGGGCCCCATTTTTGTGTGCACGAGGAACGATGATCTTGAATCTGTGCTTCAATCTACACCTTCTTCTAGATGGGGTG ATTTGGTGTTCTTCCAGAACGGAATGCTGGAGCCGTGGCTTGAGAGCAAAGGTTTGGAAGATGCAAACCAGGTGTTGGCTTATTTTGCTGTGTCCAAAATTGGAGAAACCCCTATTGATGGTAGGACTGATATCAATCCTGAAGGACTCACTGCTGCATATGGCAAGTGGGCTTCTATTGTAGCTGCTAGATTAAATGCTGGAGGCCTCTCTTGCAAG GTTCTTGACAAGGAGGTGTTTCAAAAGCAGATGTTGGAGAAGCTTATATGGATTTGTTCCGTTATGCTTGTTGGAGCACGTCATGGAGGGGTTTCAGTAGGTGTCGTGGACAAGGAATTCCGCACTGAA TTGTCCAGCCTTATAACAGAACTGGCATCAGCAGCATCAAGTGAAAAGGGGTTAACATTTGAAGAGGCCATGGAAGAGCGCTTATGTGCATATTCCCGAGCCGTAGCCCACTTTCCCACGGCAGTTAAGGAG TTCAAATGGAGAAATGGTTGGTTTTATTCTCTCTCTGAGAAGGCTACGGCTCAAGGCAAGCCAGACCCATGCCCTTTGCATTCCCAATGGCTAAAAGAGTTGAGAATTGTATGA
- the LOC100810132 gene encoding uncharacterized membrane protein At1g16860 isoform X1, with protein sequence MGSRIPSHKLSNGLYVSGRPEQPKERTPTMTSTAVPYTGGDIKKSGELGKMFDIPVDGSKSRKSGPITGAPSRTGSFGGAGSHSGPIQPNAAARAAYTTSGPMTSGGMAGSTSMKKSNSGPLNKHGEPVKKSSGPQSGGVTPVGRQNSGPLAPVLPTTGLITSGPISSGPLNSSGAPRKVSGPLEATGSMKLQGSAAVHNQAVTVLSQGDDSFRRNFPKAVLWLLILLFVMGFIAGGFILGAVHNAILLIVVVVLFGLVAASFTWNTYWGRRSIMGFVAHYPDSELRTAKNGQFVKVSGVVTCGNVPLESSFQKVPRCVYTSTSLYEYRGWNSKAANPTHRRLTWGLRLLERRVVDFYISDFQSGLRALVKTGHGARVTPYVDDSVLINVNPTKEELPPEFLRWLEERNLSSDDRIMRLEEGYIKEGSTVSVMGIVQRNENVLMIVPPPDPITTGCQWTKCIFPASLEGIVLRCEDASKNDVIPV encoded by the exons ATGGGTTCTAGAATCCCATCTCATAAGCTTAGCAATGGCCTCTATGTATCAGGGCGGCCGGAGCAGCCCAAAGAAAGAACTCCAACAATGACATCAACAGCCGTGCCATATACCGGTGGAGACATAAAAAAGTCTGGAGAATTGGGGAAAATGTTTGATATTCCTGTTGATGGCTCTAAATCTAGGAAATCTGGACCAATAACAGGTGCTCCGTCACGGACAGGATCTTTTGGAGGAGCTGGTTCACATTCTGGACCTATCCAGCCTAATGCTGCTGCTCGAGCCGCCTATACTACTTCAGGTCCAATGACTTCTGGTGGCATGGCTGGTTCAACTTCAATGAAGAAATCGAATTCTGGGCCACTGAATAAGCATGGGGAACCTGTTAAAAAGTCGTCTGGTCCTCAGTCTGGTGGAGTTACACCAGTTGGGCGTCAAAATTCCGGACCTCTTGCTCCCGTTCTACCTACAACTGGTCTCATTACATCTGGGCCCATATCATCTGGCCCACTTAATTCTTCAGGGGCTCCTCGGAAAGTGTCTGGACCTTTAGAAGCGACAGGTTCAATGAAGCTTCAAGGTTCTGCTGCTGTTCACAATCAAGCTGTGACTGTTCTTAGTCAAGGTGATGATTCCTTCAGAAGGAATTTTCCGAAGGCGGTGTTATGGTTATTAATTCTGCTTTTTGTGATGGGTTTCATTGCTGGTGGTTTTATTCTTGGAGCAGTGCACAATGCTATTCTCCTTATTGTAGTTGTGGTTCTTTTTGGCCTAGTTGCTGCATCTTTCACTTGGAATACTTATTGGGGAAGAAGATCTATTATGGGCTTCGTTGCTCATTATCCAGACTCTGAGCTTAGAACTGCAAAAAatgggcaatttgtgaaggtCTCCGGG GTTGTTACCTGCGGTAATGTGCCTCTTGAGTCATCTTTCCAGAAAGTTCCCAGATGTGTATATACGTCAACAAGTTTATATGAGTATCGAGGATGGAACTCAAAAGCTGCCAATCCTACACACCGTCGGCTTACTTGGGGCCTTAGACTGCTGGAA AGACGCGTGGTTGACTTCTACATCTCGGATTTCCAGTCTGGTTTAAGGGCACTGGTTAAGACTGGGCATGGAGCACGAGTGACCCCTTATGTTGATGACTCAGTCCTCATCAATGTAAATCCAACCAAAGAAGAGCTTCCACCAGAGTTTCTCCGGTGGTTGGAAGAGAGAAATCTTTCAAGTGATGACCGCATCATGCGTCTGGAAGAAgg GTACATCAAAGAAGGAAGCACAGTAAGTGTAATGGGAATTGTTCAGAGGAATGAGAATGTTCTTATGATTGTTCCTCCGCCAGATCCAATCACTACTGGTTGCCAATGGACCAAATGCATTTTTCCAGCTAGTCTTGAGGGTATAGTTTTAAGATGTGAAGATGCATCCAAGAATGATGTGATACCAGTTTAA
- the LOC100810132 gene encoding uncharacterized membrane protein At1g16860 isoform X2 yields the protein MGSRIPSHKLSNGLYVSGRPEQPKERTPTMTSTAVPYTGGDIKKSGELGKMFDIPVDGSKSRKSGPITGAPSRTGSFGGAGSHSGPIQPNAAARAAYTTSGPMTSGGMAGSTSMKKSNSGPLNKHGEPVKKSSGPQSGGVTPVGRQNSGPLAPVLPTTGLITSGPISSGPLNSSGAPRKVSGPLEATGSMKLQGSAAVHNQAVTVLSQVAASFTWNTYWGRRSIMGFVAHYPDSELRTAKNGQFVKVSGVVTCGNVPLESSFQKVPRCVYTSTSLYEYRGWNSKAANPTHRRLTWGLRLLERRVVDFYISDFQSGLRALVKTGHGARVTPYVDDSVLINVNPTKEELPPEFLRWLEERNLSSDDRIMRLEEGYIKEGSTVSVMGIVQRNENVLMIVPPPDPITTGCQWTKCIFPASLEGIVLRCEDASKNDVIPV from the exons ATGGGTTCTAGAATCCCATCTCATAAGCTTAGCAATGGCCTCTATGTATCAGGGCGGCCGGAGCAGCCCAAAGAAAGAACTCCAACAATGACATCAACAGCCGTGCCATATACCGGTGGAGACATAAAAAAGTCTGGAGAATTGGGGAAAATGTTTGATATTCCTGTTGATGGCTCTAAATCTAGGAAATCTGGACCAATAACAGGTGCTCCGTCACGGACAGGATCTTTTGGAGGAGCTGGTTCACATTCTGGACCTATCCAGCCTAATGCTGCTGCTCGAGCCGCCTATACTACTTCAGGTCCAATGACTTCTGGTGGCATGGCTGGTTCAACTTCAATGAAGAAATCGAATTCTGGGCCACTGAATAAGCATGGGGAACCTGTTAAAAAGTCGTCTGGTCCTCAGTCTGGTGGAGTTACACCAGTTGGGCGTCAAAATTCCGGACCTCTTGCTCCCGTTCTACCTACAACTGGTCTCATTACATCTGGGCCCATATCATCTGGCCCACTTAATTCTTCAGGGGCTCCTCGGAAAGTGTCTGGACCTTTAGAAGCGACAGGTTCAATGAAGCTTCAAGGTTCTGCTGCTGTTCACAATCAAGCTGTGACTGTTCTTAGTCAAG TTGCTGCATCTTTCACTTGGAATACTTATTGGGGAAGAAGATCTATTATGGGCTTCGTTGCTCATTATCCAGACTCTGAGCTTAGAACTGCAAAAAatgggcaatttgtgaaggtCTCCGGG GTTGTTACCTGCGGTAATGTGCCTCTTGAGTCATCTTTCCAGAAAGTTCCCAGATGTGTATATACGTCAACAAGTTTATATGAGTATCGAGGATGGAACTCAAAAGCTGCCAATCCTACACACCGTCGGCTTACTTGGGGCCTTAGACTGCTGGAA AGACGCGTGGTTGACTTCTACATCTCGGATTTCCAGTCTGGTTTAAGGGCACTGGTTAAGACTGGGCATGGAGCACGAGTGACCCCTTATGTTGATGACTCAGTCCTCATCAATGTAAATCCAACCAAAGAAGAGCTTCCACCAGAGTTTCTCCGGTGGTTGGAAGAGAGAAATCTTTCAAGTGATGACCGCATCATGCGTCTGGAAGAAgg GTACATCAAAGAAGGAAGCACAGTAAGTGTAATGGGAATTGTTCAGAGGAATGAGAATGTTCTTATGATTGTTCCTCCGCCAGATCCAATCACTACTGGTTGCCAATGGACCAAATGCATTTTTCCAGCTAGTCTTGAGGGTATAGTTTTAAGATGTGAAGATGCATCCAAGAATGATGTGATACCAGTTTAA
- the LOC100820433 gene encoding GRF1-interacting factor 3 — translation MVTVEDQMNITILQQSPPYMRAPRKITTHEVQWYLDENKKLIVAIMENMKLGKIDKCAEYQEKIQQNLMYLATIADLQHSQTLIMPPQMIPPPSRMQPEYYMQHPQGVAMVQQQGIFPPNMQLQFGNPQQQLHQHAIQGQITRIGNGTYPMHSENVLEGGHSGGSTSTASPNNACGGSMQGTSEDGDG, via the exons ATGGTAACTGTTGAAGACCAGA TGAACATAACAATATTGCAGCAGTCACCACCCTATATGCGGGCGCCCAGAAAAATAACTACCCATGAGGTTCAATGG TATCTTGATGAGAACAAGAAGCTGATTGTAGCAATAATGGAAAATATGAAACTTGGGAAAATTGATAAATGTGCCGA GTACCAAGAGAAAATTCAACAGAATTTAATGTATTTAGCTACAATTGCTGATTTGCAGCATTCACAAACACTAATCATGCCTCCACAG ATGATTCCACCACCCTCTAGGATGCAACCAGAATACTATATGCAACATCCTCAGGGTGTAGCAATGGTTCAGCAACAAGGGATTTTCCCTCCAAATATGCAATTGCAATTTGGTAATCCACAACAACAACTACACCAGCACGCCATTCAAGGGCAGATAACAAGGATAGGTAATGGAACGTATCCCATGCATAGTGAGAATGTTCTTGAAGGTGGCCATAGTGGTGGCTCAACTTCAACTGCAAGTCCAAATAATGCATGTGGTGGAAGCATGCAAGGAACTTCTGAAGATGGAGATGGTTAG
- the LOC100809598 gene encoding kelch repeat-containing protein At3g27220 has protein sequence MMVRASVKVGSAKFVVICVGLLGFALVADFLWASTSSTLPTSTKPSAFVVPSNHNKKKYENATASGRFLAAAYADLDAPQLKWQKMAPAPVPRLDGAAIQIRDLLFVFAGYGTIDFVHSHVDVYNFTDNTWGGRFDMPKEMAHSHLGMVTDGRYIYVVTGQYGPQCRGPTAHNFVLDTQTRKWRDLPPLPVPRYAPATQLWRGRLHVMGGSKENRHTPGLEHWSLAVKDGKALENEWRSEIPIPRGGPHRACVVVDDRLYVLGGQEGDFMAKPGSPIFKCSRRQEVVYTDVYMLDDDMKWKTLPPMPKANSHIEFAWALVNNSIVIVGGTTEKHPITKKMVLNGEVVQFNLNTLKWSVIGKLPYRVKTTLVGFWNGWLYFTSGQRDKGPDDPSPKKVIGEMWRTKLKLNE, from the exons ATGATGGTTCGGGCGTCGGTGAAGGTGGGTTCCGCCAAGTTCGTAGTGATCTGCGTGGGGCTTTTAGGCTTCGCTCTCGTCGCCGACTTTCTATGGGCCTCTACCTCTTCCACTCTTCCCACCTCCACCAAACCCTCCGCATTTGTGGTTCCCTCCAACCACAATAAGAAGAAATATGAGAATGCCACTGCTTCTGGAAGATTCCTTGCCGCGGCTTACGCCGATTTGGATGCGCCGCAGCTCAAGTGGCAAAAGATGGCTCCTGCTCCCGTCCCTCGCCTTGACGGAGCCGCCATTCAGATTCGGGATCTCCTCTTTGTTTTCGCCGGCTACGGCACCATCGATTTC GTTCATTCTCATGTTGATGTATATAATTTTACTGACAATACTTGGGGAGGAAGATTCGACATGCCGAAAGAGATGGCGCACTCGCATTTGGGAATGGTGACCGATGGAAGATACATCTATGTGGTGACTGGACAGTATGGCCCGCAATGCAGAGGTCCTACTGCTCATAACTTTGTGCTCGACACTCAAACTAGGAAATGGCGGGATCTACCTCCTTTGCCGGTACCTag ATATGCACCAGCAACTCAACTTTGGAGGGGTAGACTTCATGTGATGGGTGGCAGTAAGGAGAATCGACATACACCTGGATTAGAACACTGGAGTCTTGCTGTGAAGGATGGAAAAGCTTTAGAAAATGAGTGGAGGAGTGAGATACCCATTCCCCGTGGAGGACCTCACAG GGCTTGTGTTGTGGTTGATGATCGTCTTTATGTTCTTGGTGGTCAAGAAGGAGATTTTATGGCCAAACCTGGGTCACCTATTTTCAAGTGCTCACGCAGACAAGAG GTGGTTTATACTGATGTTTACATGTTGGATGATGATATGAAGTGGAAAACGCTGCCTCCAATGCCAAAAGCAAACTCACATATTGAATTTGCTTGGGCGCTTGTAAATAACTCCATTGTCATTGTTGGAGGCACAACAGAGAAGCACCCTATAACCAAGAAGATGGTTTTAAACGGAGAAGTAGTCCAGTTTAACTTGAATACTTTG AAGTGGTCAGTGATTGGAAAATTACCATACCGGGTGAAAACCACTCTAGTTGGATTTTGGAATGGATGGTTGTATTTCACTTCAGGACAGAGAGACAAGGGACCTGATGATCCATCACCAAAAAAGGTCATTGGGGAGATGTggagaacaaaattaaaattgaatgagTGA